In the genome of Corynebacterium glucuronolyticum DSM 44120, the window TCGGACACACGGGCTGCCTGCTGCATGTTGTGGGTCACAATCACGATGGTGAATTCTTCCTTCAGCTCGTGAATGAGATCCTCCACGGCGAGCGTCGAGATCGGATCCAGAGCAGAGCACGGCTCGTCCATGAGGAGCACCTCGGGCTCGACGGCGATGGCGCGGGCGATGCACAGACGCTGCTGCTGACCACCAGAGAGGCCGCCACCCGGCTTATCCAGGCGGTCCTTGACCTCGTCCCACAGGTTCGCACCACGAAGGGACTTCTCGGCGACTTCCTTCAGCTTCTTCTTGTTCTTCTCACCTGACAGCTTGAGGCCGGCCACGACGTTGTCCTCGATAGACATCGTCGGGAAGGGGTTAGCTTGCTGGAACACCATGCCGATGGTGTTACGCACGGCGACAGGATCGACCTTCGGGCCGTAGATATCCTCACCGTCGAGAAGCACCTCACCCTTGCAGTATGCACCGGGGGTGACCTCGTGCATGCGGTTGAGGGTGCGCAGCACCGTGGACTTACCGCAGCCGGAGGGCCCGATGAAAGCCGTCACCGAGCGCGGCGGAACGTGAAGGTTGACGTTTTGCACGGCGTGGAAATCGCCGTAGTAAATGTTGAGATCTTTCAGATCGAGTTGTTTAGCCATTTTCGGGATTTCCTTTTACTTCTTGACCGAGTAGCGGGCGGAGATGAAACGTGCCAGCAGGTACAGCGCACCGATGAGGATGATCAGTGTGAGAGCTGCACCCCACATGCGGTCCATCATCGGACCGGAGGAGCCGGACTTGTACATTTCCAGCATGAACAGAGGCAGTGAGGACTGGTTGCCATCGAAGGCGTTCCAGTTCACCGACGATGTCATACCCACCAAGATGAGCACCGGAGCAGACTCACCCATGACGCGGGCGATAGCCAGCATGACACCGGTGACGATGCCAGACAGAGCCGTCGGTAGCACGATCTTCGCGATGGTCTTCCACTTGGGAACACCGAGCGCGTACGACGCCTCGCGCAGCCCCTGCGGAACAACGCGGAGCATTTCTTCCGTGTTGCGGATGATCAC includes:
- the pstB gene encoding phosphate ABC transporter ATP-binding protein PstB, with the protein product MAKQLDLKDLNIYYGDFHAVQNVNLHVPPRSVTAFIGPSGCGKSTVLRTLNRMHEVTPGAYCKGEVLLDGEDIYGPKVDPVAVRNTIGMVFQQANPFPTMSIEDNVVAGLKLSGEKNKKKLKEVAEKSLRGANLWDEVKDRLDKPGGGLSGGQQQRLCIARAIAVEPEVLLMDEPCSALDPISTLAVEDLIHELKEEFTIVIVTHNMQQAARVSDQTAFYSLEATGKPGRLVEVGPTKKIFENPDEKETEDYISGRFG